A genome region from Pseudomonas sp. N3-W includes the following:
- a CDS encoding methyl-accepting chemotaxis protein — MDNRLTLAPWLETYLLTQISTQHAPDLIERVGRLAAVGQASVVSGQFTLQSRLQLRDLRSRIGDAREQLVKTAGLLEGRLPSALQTWAGQYHDSLKHLDTSLKVLDDGVFGGSINLKPEDFEHSLDALLTDLASLRQQSLVSLDQRLDYYHSSAIRQFIVVAAIFGCLLLAALYLFVCLQASIRRSASGITVLAEALRDGNLSLQVPVEGRDELAAISTALNVAVVQLRNSLLGVDHETLQLSNAVRDLNDHSSGALGEVEAQQIQISQIAAAATQLAATSQGVAQSCEQASGSAQHTQRIAADSSRDSQRTTASIQQLNQRLNETAAALGRVSEQGQQIQLVVDTIRGVAEQTNLLALNAAIEAARAGEQGRGFAVVADEVRSLSQRTQSSTAQIAGTVDSLRNTVNEAVSLMEAACGQAQSDAEAVTGLGERLGEIASAVQSVTDTLAQIATAVEEQACTADEVSGNIQQVDQAAVRLLEGARAVNLAADTLSQGSKALSENTGRFRLS; from the coding sequence ATGGACAACCGCCTGACCCTCGCGCCATGGCTGGAAACGTATTTGCTGACGCAGATCTCGACCCAGCACGCACCGGACCTGATCGAACGGGTTGGCCGCCTCGCCGCCGTCGGCCAGGCCTCGGTGGTATCCGGGCAATTCACCCTGCAAAGCCGCCTGCAATTGCGTGACCTGCGCAGCCGCATTGGCGACGCCCGCGAGCAACTGGTGAAAACCGCCGGTCTGCTCGAAGGCCGTCTGCCCAGCGCCCTGCAAACCTGGGCCGGGCAATACCACGACAGCCTCAAGCACCTTGATACCAGCCTGAAGGTACTGGACGACGGCGTGTTCGGTGGCAGTATCAACCTCAAGCCGGAAGACTTCGAACACAGCCTCGACGCGTTGCTCACGGACCTCGCGTCCCTGCGTCAGCAATCACTGGTATCGCTGGATCAGCGCCTCGATTACTACCACAGCTCGGCGATCCGCCAATTCATCGTGGTCGCTGCGATCTTCGGTTGCCTGCTGCTGGCCGCGCTGTATCTGTTCGTCTGCTTGCAGGCCTCGATCCGCCGTAGCGCCAGCGGCATCACGGTATTGGCCGAAGCGCTGCGCGACGGCAACCTGAGCCTGCAAGTGCCGGTCGAAGGCCGGGATGAACTGGCGGCCATCAGCACCGCCCTCAACGTCGCCGTGGTGCAACTGCGCAACAGTCTGCTGGGGGTCGATCATGAGACCTTGCAGTTGAGCAACGCGGTCCGCGACCTCAACGATCACTCCAGCGGCGCCCTGGGCGAAGTCGAGGCCCAGCAGATTCAGATCAGCCAGATCGCCGCAGCCGCCACACAACTCGCTGCCACTTCCCAGGGCGTCGCGCAGAGTTGTGAACAGGCCTCCGGCAGCGCTCAGCACACCCAGCGCATTGCCGCCGACAGCAGTCGCGACAGCCAGCGCACCACCGCGAGTATTCAGCAGCTCAATCAGCGCCTGAACGAAACGGCAGCAGCGCTGGGTCGCGTCAGCGAGCAAGGGCAGCAGATTCAACTGGTGGTCGACACCATCCGTGGCGTCGCCGAGCAGACCAACCTGTTGGCGCTCAACGCCGCCATCGAAGCCGCCCGTGCCGGTGAACAGGGTCGTGGCTTTGCCGTGGTGGCCGACGAAGTGCGCAGCCTGTCGCAACGCACCCAGTCCTCCACCGCGCAGATTGCCGGGACGGTCGACAGCTTGCGCAACACGGTGAACGAAGCGGTGAGTCTGATGGAAGCCGCCTGCGGCCAGGCGCAATCCGATGCCGAGGCAGTCACCGGTCTTGGCGAACGACTCGGCGAAATCGCCAGCGCGGTGCAAAGCGTCACCGACACCCTGGCGCAGATTGCCACCGCCGTCGAAGAACAGGCCTGTACCGCCGATGAGGTCAGCGGCAACATCCAGCAAGTGGATCAGGCAGCGGTCAGGTTGCTGGAAGGCGCACGGGCGGTGAATCTTGCGGCAGACACCTTGAGCCAGGGCAGCAAGGCACTGAGCGAAAATACCGGGCGCTTTCGTTTGAGCTGA